From Salvelinus sp. IW2-2015 linkage group LG18, ASM291031v2, whole genome shotgun sequence, a single genomic window includes:
- the LOC111978594 gene encoding noggin-2-like → MGFSQTLLVYVLVSIHLGVSQHYLRLRPSPSEHLPVPDLKEDPDPEYDPREQDLAERTLRKKLGSNFDPNFMSISSPMLVNLSVQETQMKLQGPMPNEVKKLDLSETPYGKRVKVGKKARRKFLQWLWTYTYCPVVYTWKDLGLRFWPRYIKEGNCFNERSCSFPEGMFCKPVKSITKTFLRWYCQGFLRQKYCTWIPVQYPIISECKCSC, encoded by the coding sequence ATGGGCTTCTCACAGACGCTACTCGTTTATGTACTTGTGTCCATTCACCTTGGAGTTTCTCAACATTATCTACGCCTGCGCCCCTCGCCCAGCGAGCACCTTCCGGTGCCAGACCTCAAGGAGGACCCAGACCCGGAATACGACCCCCGGGAACAGGACTTGGCCGAGAGGACTCTGCGGAAAAAGCTCGGCAGCAACTTTGATCCCAATTTCATGTCAATCAGCTCGCCCATGCTGGTGAACCTCTCCGTGCAAGAAACCCAGATGAAACTTCAAGGACCCATGCCCAACGAGGTTAAAAAGCTGGATCTCTCAGAGACCCCCTACGGGAAGCGGGTAAAAGTGGGCAAGAAAGCCCGCAGGAAATTTCTGCAGTGGCTGTGGACGTATACGTACTGTCCGGTGGTGTATACCTGGAAGGATTTGGGCTTGAGGTTCTGGCCACGCTACATCAAGGAGGGAAACTGCTTCAATGAGCGCTCTTGTTCCTTCCCCGAGGGGATGTTTTGCAAACCTGTCAAGTCAATCACCAAGACTTTCCTCCGGTGGTATTGTCAAGGGTTTTTAAGACAGAAATATTGTACGTGGATACCGGTGCAATACCCAATAATTTCGGAGTGCAAGTGCTCTTGCTGA